A window of the Armatimonadota bacterium genome harbors these coding sequences:
- a CDS encoding alpha/beta fold hydrolase: MAMLRLYLTALLTFTWSIAGAGAVEREVSFPSRGEDGVILSGRLHVPAGATGCPGVVLVHPDPRFGGSMDVAVTVGLQEAFEASGFATLRFNLRGVGASTGKFDNGEGEMRDCLGALDFLRKVQGVDPRCIALAGYSFGSWVGLRACVVDRKVRGCACLAFPVPEGEDPERHPYFREIKFPALFVTGTADPISDLGAIRRIIARHEAGERCTVTELAGADHFFWQQEQLGQAVRAIHDFVKRVCCAPPEPVEGEGVE, translated from the coding sequence ATGGCAATGCTGCGTCTTTATCTGACCGCCCTGCTCACATTCACGTGGAGCATCGCGGGCGCTGGGGCCGTCGAGCGCGAGGTCAGCTTCCCCAGCAGGGGCGAGGACGGCGTCATTCTCTCCGGGCGTTTGCACGTGCCTGCTGGCGCGACAGGATGCCCGGGTGTGGTGCTTGTCCACCCTGACCCGCGTTTCGGCGGGAGCATGGATGTTGCCGTGACCGTAGGCCTGCAGGAGGCCTTCGAAGCATCGGGGTTTGCCACGCTGCGGTTCAACCTGCGAGGCGTGGGGGCATCAACCGGAAAGTTCGACAATGGTGAAGGGGAGATGCGCGACTGCCTGGGCGCCTTGGACTTCCTGCGCAAGGTGCAAGGCGTGGACCCAAGGTGCATCGCTCTGGCGGGGTACTCCTTCGGCTCGTGGGTAGGCCTGAGAGCCTGCGTGGTGGACAGGAAAGTGCGTGGCTGCGCATGCCTGGCCTTCCCCGTGCCCGAGGGCGAGGACCCCGAGCGGCACCCGTACTTCCGCGAGATCAAGTTCCCGGCGCTATTCGTGACCGGGACCGCCGACCCGATCAGCGACTTGGGGGCGATCCGCCGCATTATCGCCCGGCACGAGGCGGGTGAGCGATGCACCGTGACCGAACTTGCGGGCGCCGACCATTTCTTCTGGCAGCAGGAGCAGCTTGGCCAGGCTGTGAGAGCGATTCACGACTTCGTGAAGAGGGTCTGCTGCGCACCGCCGGAGCCGGTGGAAGGGGAAGGCGTCGAGTAG
- a CDS encoding toxin-antitoxin system protein, with protein MMASSMVRVNDSARMALKALAEQSGETMGAVLEKAIECYRRQRILEQANCAYAALRKDPQAWREETEERQAWAGTLADELDGDGNPPE; from the coding sequence ATGATGGCGAGTTCAATGGTGCGGGTGAATGACAGCGCGCGTATGGCGCTCAAGGCGCTTGCGGAGCAGAGCGGGGAGACGATGGGCGCGGTGCTTGAGAAGGCGATAGAGTGCTATCGCCGCCAGCGCATACTCGAGCAGGCCAACTGCGCCTATGCAGCGCTTCGCAAGGACCCACAGGCCTGGCGGGAAGAGACCGAGGAGCGGCAGGCTTGGGCGGGGACGCTGGCGGATGAACTCGATGGGGATGGGAACCCGCCGGAATGA
- a CDS encoding type II toxin-antitoxin system PemK/MazF family toxin produces the protein MTHSKPSRGDIWLVDPNPVRGHEQAGRRPGLVVSVDGFNHGPAGLVILVPITTRERGIPFHVRLDPGDSGLRQASFAKCEDVRSVAAERLVRRMGSAPENAMSAVEDSLRILLGL, from the coding sequence ATGACGCACTCGAAGCCCTCTCGCGGCGACATCTGGCTGGTGGATCCCAACCCCGTGCGTGGACACGAGCAGGCCGGCAGGCGACCGGGGCTGGTGGTTTCGGTGGACGGGTTCAACCACGGTCCCGCGGGGCTGGTGATCCTGGTTCCGATTACCACGCGGGAACGCGGAATCCCGTTCCACGTGCGCCTGGACCCGGGCGACAGCGGCCTGCGTCAGGCAAGTTTCGCGAAGTGCGAAGACGTGCGGTCAGTCGCCGCAGAGCGGCTGGTCCGCAGGATGGGATCCGCACCCGAGAACGCCATGAGCGCAGTGGAGGACTCACTCAGGATCCTATTGGGCCTGTGA
- a CDS encoding ADP-ribosylglycohydrolase family protein, producing the protein MPSLDSLKRLAAEELVQLKEEGCDVDALKAIYEQSINLPAAKSRAQLERFFALAAKCEPAPDFPYVEPSDLDGIRAARRKGPRRMAIDDDAIADRIEGAWLGRCAGCMLGKPVEGWTKQDIRALLEFAGDYPLADYFPQLKNPPEGMRAYHSKGNPCLRGNIRYSVRDDDTDYTLLGLHIMEMYGPDFTPANVAAEWLGRLPFHRVYTAERAAYRNLVDDIMPPDSALVLNPYREWIGAQIRCDGFAYCAPGWPEKAAEFAFRDAVVSHVKNGIYGEMFFAALIAACMATDDLLQAIKVARAEIPNRSRLAQAIDDTVRWCARDADWETTWDRMNAKYGHYHPVHTINNAVIVLIGCLHAKGDLEKAICISVMGGLDTDCNGATAGSVMGALLGASAVPSKWTAPLRNTLHSSLEGMNVSKISDLTARTVKVARKVLALS; encoded by the coding sequence ATGCCAAGCCTGGATTCCCTGAAGCGTCTCGCCGCCGAGGAACTAGTTCAGCTCAAGGAGGAAGGCTGTGACGTAGACGCGCTCAAAGCCATCTACGAACAGTCAATCAACCTTCCCGCAGCAAAGAGCAGGGCCCAACTGGAGCGCTTCTTCGCCCTTGCGGCGAAATGCGAGCCCGCGCCCGACTTCCCGTATGTCGAGCCGTCAGACCTCGACGGAATCCGGGCTGCTCGCCGAAAGGGACCGCGCCGGATGGCCATCGACGACGACGCCATCGCCGACCGCATCGAGGGCGCATGGCTGGGACGCTGCGCGGGGTGCATGCTGGGCAAGCCCGTCGAAGGCTGGACGAAGCAGGATATTCGGGCGCTCCTGGAGTTCGCCGGCGACTACCCCCTCGCCGACTACTTCCCCCAGCTCAAGAACCCGCCCGAGGGCATGCGGGCGTATCACTCCAAAGGCAACCCGTGCCTGCGCGGAAACATCCGCTACAGCGTCCGCGACGACGACACCGACTACACTCTTCTCGGCCTGCACATCATGGAAATGTACGGCCCGGACTTCACCCCCGCGAACGTGGCTGCCGAATGGTTGGGCCGCCTGCCTTTCCACCGGGTCTACACCGCCGAGCGCGCCGCCTACCGCAACCTGGTGGATGATATCATGCCGCCGGACTCCGCGCTGGTGCTCAACCCTTATCGCGAATGGATCGGCGCCCAGATCCGTTGCGACGGCTTCGCCTATTGCGCCCCAGGTTGGCCGGAAAAAGCCGCGGAGTTCGCCTTCCGTGACGCCGTGGTATCCCACGTGAAGAACGGTATCTACGGGGAGATGTTCTTCGCCGCCCTCATCGCCGCATGCATGGCGACGGATGACCTTCTGCAGGCCATCAAGGTCGCCCGGGCCGAGATACCCAACAGGTCCCGCCTGGCGCAGGCCATTGATGACACCGTGCGCTGGTGCGCCAGGGATGCTGACTGGGAGACCACCTGGGACCGCATGAATGCAAAGTACGGGCATTACCACCCGGTGCATACCATCAACAATGCGGTCATCGTGCTCATCGGCTGCCTGCATGCGAAAGGCGACCTGGAGAAGGCGATCTGCATCAGCGTCATGGGCGGGCTGGACACCGACTGCAATGGCGCCACCGCGGGGTCGGTCATGGGCGCGCTTCTGGGTGCTTCCGCGGTCCCGTCCAAGTGGACCGCCCCTCTGCGGAACACGCTGCATAGTTCCCTGGAGGGCATGAACGTGAGCAAGATCAGCGACCTCACCGCGCGAACTGTGAAGGTCGCCCGCAAAGTACTTGCACTATCCTGA
- a CDS encoding sulfatase: MSDERPNLIVVVSDTLRTAYLGCYGNPNIRTPNLDAFAAESAVFDSAYPESLPTIPVRRALHTGRRAYPFRDYRPIPWDIVYLPGWQPMADDESTLAEDLARAGYHTGFATDTLPYFQPGLNFTRGFWQWEYLRGQQQDRWKSPAIVSDQRLSRFGDPAALRKQGPYNTVTRHAANTAHVRDAKDTSTWRTFDWGIQFIQENVSLQPFYLMLDCFDPHEPWEAPAAYYGIYADLDFSDKTIIHTHYGPAKGRYSDAQVRDIVAHYCGLVTLVDTCFGRLMTALDEAGLRENTCVAFISDHGTNFVSDNPEGIIGKPSYALYPGVMHLPFMVRFPDGAGRGRRFDQLVYNLDLVGTLYGMAGVEPSQPIDGQDLRTLVSGRDWRPRHYLTSRYGDTCWYRDETHWAIIDVHGTPRAIFDLRTDPGCMNNIAESAPEVAERAWARVLADGDGEMPVYVDGKRTDAIGGKE, encoded by the coding sequence ATGTCCGACGAACGCCCGAACCTGATCGTGGTAGTGTCCGACACCCTGCGCACTGCGTACCTGGGCTGTTACGGGAACCCCAATATTCGCACACCAAACCTCGACGCCTTCGCCGCCGAGAGCGCGGTTTTCGATTCCGCCTACCCCGAGTCGCTGCCCACCATCCCGGTCCGCCGCGCATTGCATACGGGCCGGCGTGCGTATCCGTTCCGCGACTATCGCCCTATCCCGTGGGACATCGTCTATCTGCCGGGCTGGCAGCCGATGGCGGATGACGAGAGCACTCTCGCCGAAGACCTCGCCCGTGCGGGATACCACACGGGCTTCGCCACCGACACTCTTCCCTATTTTCAGCCGGGGCTCAATTTCACCCGTGGATTCTGGCAGTGGGAGTACCTGCGCGGGCAGCAGCAGGACCGCTGGAAGTCTCCTGCTATCGTCTCGGATCAGCGTCTCTCCCGGTTCGGTGACCCGGCGGCGCTCCGCAAGCAGGGGCCTTACAACACCGTCACCCGCCACGCCGCCAACACCGCACACGTGCGCGACGCGAAGGACACCAGCACCTGGCGCACTTTCGACTGGGGCATTCAGTTCATTCAGGAGAACGTCTCCCTGCAGCCCTTCTACCTGATGCTGGACTGTTTCGATCCACACGAGCCCTGGGAGGCCCCGGCTGCGTACTATGGGATCTATGCCGATCTGGACTTCAGCGACAAGACCATCATCCATACCCACTACGGCCCTGCCAAAGGCCGCTACTCAGATGCCCAGGTACGCGATATCGTGGCCCACTACTGCGGTCTCGTCACCCTGGTGGACACCTGCTTCGGCCGGCTCATGACGGCCCTGGACGAAGCCGGGCTGCGCGAGAACACCTGCGTAGCGTTCATCAGCGACCACGGCACGAACTTCGTCTCGGACAACCCCGAGGGCATCATCGGCAAGCCCTCGTATGCCCTGTACCCGGGGGTCATGCACCTGCCTTTCATGGTCCGCTTTCCCGACGGAGCAGGGCGCGGCCGCAGGTTCGATCAACTCGTCTACAACCTGGACCTCGTGGGCACGCTCTACGGCATGGCGGGTGTCGAGCCCAGCCAGCCCATTGACGGGCAGGATCTGCGCACTCTCGTTTCGGGTCGGGATTGGCGCCCGCGCCACTACCTGACATCTCGTTACGGCGACACCTGCTGGTACCGCGACGAGACACACTGGGCCATCATCGATGTCCATGGTACTCCCCGGGCGATCTTCGACCTGCGCACTGATCCGGGCTGTATGAACAACATTGCGGAGTCGGCTCCCGAAGTCGCCGAACGCGCCTGGGCCCGGGTCCTGGCCGACGGTGACGGGGAAATGCCGGTCTACGTGGACGGCAAGCGCACCGACGCCATCGGGGGTAAGGAGTAG
- a CDS encoding diphthine--ammonia ligase produces MATSNQLPYVCSWSGGKDSCLALHRAMVEHGPATALLNMLSEDGEHSRSHGLTRAILQAQADAIGVPILFGSATWEDYETAFVDLLRSSASRGAKACAFGDINLDAHREWEERVCASAGLRALLPIWEEDHGALVREFLDAGFRAIIVTLDTERVPEDCLGRELDAALLAEFADQDIDVCGEAGEFHTLVIDGPIFRAPVTIGQGKHIRMGKYAVLDLG; encoded by the coding sequence ATGGCAACCAGCAACCAACTGCCCTATGTCTGCTCCTGGAGTGGCGGCAAAGACTCCTGCCTGGCTCTGCACCGCGCGATGGTCGAACATGGCCCGGCGACCGCACTCCTCAATATGCTCTCCGAAGATGGAGAACATTCCCGGTCCCACGGGCTCACCCGCGCGATACTCCAGGCCCAGGCCGACGCCATCGGAGTACCCATTCTTTTCGGAAGCGCCACCTGGGAAGACTACGAGACCGCTTTCGTCGACCTGCTGAGATCGTCCGCGAGCCGGGGAGCCAAGGCTTGCGCCTTCGGCGATATCAACCTCGACGCCCACCGCGAGTGGGAGGAGCGTGTGTGCGCAAGCGCCGGCCTGCGCGCCCTGCTGCCGATCTGGGAAGAGGACCATGGCGCGCTCGTGCGCGAGTTCCTGGATGCCGGATTCCGCGCCATCATCGTGACGCTGGACACCGAGCGCGTGCCCGAGGACTGCCTCGGGCGAGAACTCGATGCTGCGCTGCTGGCCGAATTCGCGGACCAGGACATCGACGTCTGTGGCGAGGCCGGTGAGTTCCACACCCTGGTTATCGATGGGCCCATCTTCCGCGCGCCTGTCACAATTGGGCAGGGCAAGCATATTCGCATGGGCAAGTACGCGGTGCTGGATCTCGGGTAA
- a CDS encoding slipin family protein: MMGGFVFLIIIVGLYILSSLKVIQEYERGIKFTFGKYVGVMNPGLRVVLPIVQGYQKVDLRVKTVDVPGQECVTRDNISVHVNAVLFYRIAAAEKAVLDVESYAYATSQLAQTTMRNIVGEVELDELLANREHISERIREIVDKQTDPWGVKVETVELKDVIIPEDMKRTIAKQAEAERERRAVIIKAEGERIAADNLVAAAKLLSGADGALHLRTLHSLNDLSSDQSNTVVFAIPIEVLKAVASLGDHDPSKSKGLTM; the protein is encoded by the coding sequence CTGATGGGTGGTTTTGTCTTTCTCATTATCATCGTGGGCCTCTACATTCTGTCCAGCCTCAAGGTCATCCAGGAATACGAACGCGGCATCAAGTTCACCTTCGGCAAGTACGTGGGCGTGATGAACCCGGGCCTGCGTGTGGTTCTCCCCATTGTGCAGGGATACCAGAAGGTTGATCTGCGCGTGAAGACCGTGGATGTCCCCGGCCAGGAGTGCGTCACCCGGGACAACATCTCGGTCCATGTCAATGCCGTTCTTTTCTACCGCATCGCTGCCGCGGAAAAAGCGGTTCTTGACGTGGAAAGCTACGCTTACGCCACCAGCCAGCTTGCCCAGACCACCATGCGGAACATCGTCGGCGAAGTGGAGCTCGACGAGCTTCTGGCCAACCGCGAGCACATCTCCGAACGCATCCGGGAGATCGTGGACAAGCAGACTGACCCCTGGGGGGTCAAAGTTGAGACCGTGGAACTCAAGGATGTCATCATCCCTGAGGACATGAAGCGCACCATCGCAAAGCAGGCTGAGGCCGAGCGCGAGCGCCGCGCGGTCATCATCAAGGCGGAGGGTGAGCGCATCGCGGCGGACAATCTCGTCGCCGCGGCGAAGCTTCTCTCTGGAGCCGATGGCGCCCTGCACCTGCGCACCCTGCACTCGCTCAATGACCTGAGTTCCGACCAGAGCAATACCGTGGTCTTCGCGATCCCGATCGAGGTTCTCAAGGCGGTCGCGAGCCTCGGCGACCATGATCCAAGCAAGAGCAAAGGCCTCACGATGTAG
- a CDS encoding PD40 domain-containing protein: MRVPTFATLPTAAVCLALYLTSFSHASPPGAVEMVRAELLTGCSFLSDGTGILVSGKGDTNREIRLVTFAEREERKGETLWLNQRPFVTWGMNPVSFGTKMLFVRRGSTEGGLWVHDFTGGEPVCVRRDPFVGLPPATSADGSLILCYRWAGRSKRIGTVDPATGKFTSIPGNDMSQPALTGDGRRLLFIREGQVWLRELTDGKPDADVKLTALEVECGWPAWSPRGDLIAFTTMHAEKRGRVGLLRVGETHVRWLTEDLNEPRCPVFSPDGRQVAFIARTDERPPDDVLWVMEVD, from the coding sequence ATGCGCGTCCCGACCTTCGCCACTCTCCCGACTGCTGCTGTGTGTCTTGCACTCTACCTGACATCGTTCAGCCACGCGTCGCCTCCGGGTGCGGTGGAGATGGTGCGGGCGGAACTGCTCACCGGTTGCTCCTTCCTGTCTGACGGCACCGGTATTCTGGTGTCCGGCAAGGGCGATACCAACCGCGAGATCCGCCTGGTGACTTTCGCGGAACGCGAGGAGCGGAAAGGCGAGACCCTCTGGCTGAACCAGCGCCCCTTCGTGACGTGGGGCATGAATCCTGTGAGCTTCGGGACGAAGATGTTGTTCGTCCGCAGGGGCAGCACTGAAGGCGGGTTGTGGGTGCATGACTTCACCGGCGGCGAGCCGGTGTGCGTGCGCAGAGACCCCTTCGTCGGATTGCCGCCGGCGACCTCCGCGGACGGCTCGCTGATCCTGTGCTACCGGTGGGCCGGGCGCTCGAAGCGCATTGGGACGGTGGACCCGGCAACGGGGAAGTTCACGTCGATTCCGGGCAATGACATGAGTCAGCCTGCGTTGACCGGCGATGGGCGAAGGCTTCTTTTCATTCGCGAAGGCCAGGTGTGGCTGCGTGAACTGACCGATGGCAAGCCTGATGCAGACGTGAAACTGACCGCGCTTGAGGTCGAATGTGGCTGGCCGGCGTGGTCACCAAGGGGTGACCTGATCGCCTTCACCACGATGCACGCCGAGAAGCGGGGGAGGGTCGGCTTACTGCGGGTCGGCGAGACGCATGTACGCTGGCTCACCGAGGACCTGAATGAGCCGCGCTGCCCGGTATTCAGCCCGGACGGCAGACAGGTGGCGTTCATCGCGCGCACGGATGAACGTCCGCCGGACGACGTGTTGTGGGTGATGGAGGTGGATTGA
- a CDS encoding DUF4838 domain-containing protein has translation MHRQIASAVLLLFSLHVACAVTIVVSPGPFQAPEEAGLADDRVSWHDPDPADDIACTQCFAALELQAYLRKMTGRDGDFLLAGDATDPGGDLILVGSPDTNRITRALADSLRLTSAELAELGPEGYLLRSADQNGRRVLAIVGGGRVGTLYGAYDLLHRLGVRWYAPGEVNQEVPSLKLTSLPELSVTETPAFYTRGFHAWEDRGDDEFILWMARNRLNYWCVEQSNKPLLHKLGIMLVGGGHVLTSYYLNPHDAYPYNHTRFTGDENKPADPYPVETAFLGDANGDGKLTYFEAHPEWYALIDGKRSDKIHGDGGDNFCTSNPHAMTEWMKHAVDDLATGRYKDAGIMNAWMLDGGRWCQCDRCKALGTPTDRNLLFVHEYDRAIKRAQAERRINRTVRLLFLAYADVLQPPTRPLPPDFDYETCIATYFPIARCYVHEFTDPACGRNASYNRHLQGWAVKPDRHYRGQICIGEYYNVSGYKCLPVCFMRTMMSDIPYYYSVGARHFHYMHCTTRNWGNKALTNWQMARQLWDPEVDCGAVWNDYFAGRYGPAYSRMRDFYANLEWMLCNVTELKYGLAQRLENGTANLFPASHLQRESLTPPVDAQESPGVTLYEKDAGPGLDDSLRFANNCRAILDEVLAMDLPERVRARVEEDERLFTYGQRTLQFYEALVRTYDLLRAGEGKRAFTAYDEAKSIAKLLEADKTSTAYSSSHASAPNALVASYAAGALPNLQILLGPADPDRLKAVSAGRPLMLYGEEFVGGGAPYFGVGLNSFPGRIHVSDHGNYLYARGGRPADRMTVHFRIDGSIPGPLSLTLHGLLTPVLDVGTISGQVLLNDRPVFEGNMPFDQRKLTPLKITVPQDALKAGVNFLEIRNTETEGSRGGRPWFGVERVELSF, from the coding sequence GTGCATCGCCAGATCGCGTCTGCCGTGCTCCTGCTGTTCTCCCTGCACGTCGCCTGCGCCGTCACCATCGTTGTGTCACCGGGGCCGTTCCAGGCGCCAGAAGAAGCCGGTCTGGCAGATGACCGCGTTTCCTGGCATGACCCTGATCCCGCCGATGACATTGCTTGCACCCAATGCTTCGCGGCCCTCGAACTCCAGGCCTATCTGCGAAAGATGACGGGCCGCGATGGAGACTTCTTGCTCGCTGGAGATGCAACCGACCCCGGCGGGGATCTCATCCTCGTGGGCAGCCCCGACACAAACCGAATTACCCGAGCGTTGGCCGACTCTCTGCGACTTACCAGCGCCGAACTGGCCGAACTGGGTCCGGAAGGCTATCTCCTGCGTTCAGCCGATCAGAACGGCCGGCGCGTGCTGGCAATTGTGGGTGGCGGGCGAGTGGGCACCCTCTACGGCGCGTACGACCTCCTGCACCGCCTGGGCGTTCGCTGGTACGCTCCGGGAGAGGTGAATCAGGAAGTCCCTTCCCTCAAGCTCACGAGCCTGCCGGAGCTTAGTGTCACCGAGACGCCGGCCTTCTATACCCGCGGATTTCACGCATGGGAAGACCGCGGGGATGACGAGTTCATCCTCTGGATGGCCCGCAATCGCTTGAATTACTGGTGCGTGGAGCAGAGCAACAAGCCCCTTTTGCACAAGCTCGGGATCATGCTTGTGGGCGGCGGCCATGTCCTCACCAGCTACTACCTCAACCCTCACGACGCCTACCCGTACAACCATACCCGCTTCACCGGCGACGAGAACAAGCCTGCCGATCCGTACCCGGTCGAGACTGCCTTTCTTGGAGACGCCAACGGCGACGGAAAGCTCACCTATTTCGAGGCCCACCCGGAGTGGTATGCCCTTATCGACGGCAAACGCAGTGACAAGATCCACGGCGATGGCGGCGATAACTTCTGCACGTCGAACCCGCACGCGATGACCGAGTGGATGAAGCACGCGGTGGACGACCTCGCAACCGGCCGGTACAAGGACGCGGGGATCATGAACGCATGGATGCTGGATGGCGGCCGCTGGTGCCAGTGCGACAGGTGCAAGGCCCTGGGCACTCCCACTGACCGAAACCTCCTCTTCGTCCACGAGTACGACCGGGCTATCAAGCGCGCCCAGGCGGAGCGTCGCATCAACCGCACCGTGCGCCTGCTCTTTCTGGCGTACGCCGACGTCCTTCAGCCGCCAACCAGACCCCTTCCCCCGGACTTTGACTATGAGACCTGCATCGCCACGTACTTCCCAATTGCCCGATGTTATGTGCACGAGTTCACCGATCCTGCATGCGGGCGGAATGCCTCGTACAATCGGCATCTGCAGGGCTGGGCGGTGAAGCCCGACCGCCATTACCGGGGGCAGATCTGCATCGGCGAGTACTACAATGTCTCCGGGTACAAGTGCCTGCCCGTCTGCTTCATGCGCACCATGATGTCGGACATCCCGTACTACTACTCTGTGGGCGCCCGGCATTTCCACTACATGCACTGCACGACCCGGAACTGGGGGAACAAGGCCCTCACCAACTGGCAGATGGCCCGGCAACTTTGGGACCCGGAAGTGGATTGCGGGGCGGTGTGGAACGATTATTTCGCCGGTCGCTACGGGCCGGCATACTCACGCATGCGCGACTTCTACGCAAACCTCGAGTGGATGCTGTGCAATGTAACCGAATTGAAGTATGGGCTAGCGCAGCGCCTGGAGAACGGGACAGCGAACCTCTTCCCCGCGTCGCATCTGCAACGCGAGTCACTCACACCGCCGGTCGATGCACAGGAAAGCCCGGGGGTGACACTCTACGAGAAAGACGCCGGCCCGGGGCTCGACGACTCTCTGCGCTTTGCCAACAACTGCCGGGCAATTCTGGATGAAGTCCTGGCCATGGACCTGCCCGAACGTGTTCGTGCCCGGGTGGAAGAGGATGAGCGGCTGTTCACTTACGGCCAGCGAACGCTCCAGTTCTACGAGGCTCTGGTGCGCACCTATGACCTGCTGCGTGCCGGGGAGGGCAAGAGGGCTTTCACCGCATATGATGAGGCGAAGAGCATCGCGAAGTTGCTCGAGGCCGACAAGACCTCGACTGCCTACTCATCAAGCCACGCCAGCGCTCCCAATGCACTGGTCGCCAGCTATGCCGCAGGTGCGCTGCCCAACCTGCAGATCCTCCTTGGTCCCGCGGACCCGGACCGCCTGAAGGCCGTCTCGGCGGGCAGACCTCTGATGCTCTACGGGGAAGAGTTCGTGGGTGGCGGTGCACCCTACTTCGGCGTGGGGCTCAACTCATTCCCGGGACGCATCCATGTCTCGGATCATGGGAACTACCTGTACGCTCGCGGTGGCAGACCGGCGGACCGCATGACAGTGCACTTCCGGATCGACGGATCCATCCCCGGGCCTTTGAGCCTCACTCTGCACGGTCTCCTGACGCCGGTCCTCGATGTTGGCACCATCTCAGGGCAGGTTCTTCTCAACGACAGGCCGGTGTTTGAAGGCAACATGCCCTTCGACCAGCGCAAGCTCACGCCGCTGAAGATAACCGTTCCACAGGACGCACTGAAGGCGGGCGTGAACTTTCTGGAGATCCGCAATACCGAGACCGAAGGTTCTCGCGGGGGCAGACCCTGGTTCGGCGTGGAGCGGGTGGAACTAAGCTTCTGA